A single region of the Alphaproteobacteria bacterium genome encodes:
- a CDS encoding flagellar basal body-associated FliL family protein has protein sequence MSDTDEEEIDEVPPDDDGDDEGEGRPKKRGRKRLIILIAAPLLVIILLVVGAVVMGIGPFGGGAEEEVAAEESHGGEAGGEHGAEGAHGEGGAGHVGFYELPQMTVNLNTTDGTTSFLRLTVSLELANDTPETRAQLDAMLPRVIDNFQVYMRELRLDDLSGSAGLFRLKQELLSRTNRAVDPVKVSDVLFSELLVQ, from the coding sequence ATGAGCGATACCGACGAAGAAGAAATCGATGAAGTTCCTCCGGATGACGATGGCGATGATGAAGGTGAGGGGCGGCCAAAGAAGCGGGGGCGTAAACGCCTCATCATTCTTATTGCCGCGCCGCTCCTGGTCATCATCCTTCTGGTTGTTGGCGCTGTGGTCATGGGTATTGGACCGTTCGGCGGCGGCGCCGAGGAAGAAGTGGCCGCAGAGGAGTCCCATGGCGGCGAGGCTGGCGGCGAACACGGCGCCGAGGGCGCGCATGGCGAAGGCGGTGCGGGTCATGTCGGGTTCTATGAGCTACCGCAAATGACGGTAAACTTGAACACCACGGACGGGACCACATCTTTTCTAAGGTTGACGGTCTCGCTCGAGTTGGCAAACGACACACCCGAAACCCGCGCGCAACTCGATGCGATGCTGCCCCGGGTCATCGATAACTTCCAAGTATACATGCGCGAATTGCGGCTCGACGACCTCAGCGGGTCGGCGGGCTTGTTTCGCTTGAAGCAAGAACTGCTCTCGCGCACCAACCGGGCTGTCGACCCGGTCAAAGTTAGCGACGTGTTGTTCAGCGAATTGCTTGTCCAATAG
- the flgF gene encoding flagellar basal-body rod protein FlgF — MENTSYIGLSRQIALGRQLDLIANNVANMNSAGFKGERAIFEEFLVKTSDRKKLSYVQDRGIWRDTKEGPMQRTGNPFDVALKGEAFFVVGTTDGPRYTQNGRFQLDGDGRLVTQSGFPVLDERGDPIVIDPLDGDITFSAEGAVIGELGEIARLQLVSFEDAQRMLKIGDSLYSTEQEPQEPQNAQVLQGMFEGSNIQGIVEMTRMMDVVRAYTSTANMIQTNHDLQRRAVEKLGEVVSA; from the coding sequence ATGGAAAACACCTCGTACATTGGCCTGTCGCGCCAAATCGCGCTGGGCCGCCAACTCGATTTGATCGCGAACAACGTCGCGAACATGAACTCAGCCGGGTTCAAGGGCGAACGTGCGATCTTCGAAGAGTTTCTCGTCAAGACGAGCGACCGCAAGAAGCTGTCCTACGTGCAGGATCGCGGGATTTGGCGGGACACGAAGGAAGGTCCGATGCAACGGACCGGCAATCCCTTCGACGTCGCCCTGAAGGGAGAAGCGTTCTTCGTCGTCGGTACAACCGATGGCCCCCGCTATACCCAGAACGGGCGCTTCCAGCTCGACGGCGACGGCAGGCTCGTCACCCAATCCGGTTTTCCGGTTCTAGACGAGCGCGGCGACCCGATCGTGATCGACCCTCTCGACGGCGACATTACGTTCTCGGCCGAAGGTGCGGTGATCGGCGAACTCGGTGAGATCGCAAGGCTCCAGCTCGTCAGTTTCGAGGACGCGCAACGGATGCTCAAGATCGGCGACAGCCTCTACAGCACCGAGCAGGAACCGCAAGAACCGCAGAACGCCCAGGTTCTCCAAGGCATGTTCGAGGGCTCGAATATCCAGGGCATCGTTGAGATGACTCGCATGATGGACGTCGTGCGCGCCTACACCTCGACCGCCAACATGATTCAAACCAATCACGACCTCCAGCGTCGCGCCGTCGAAAAGCTGGGCGAAGTGGTTTCTGCGTAA
- the dksA gene encoding RNA polymerase-binding protein DksA: MNPKQLGYFKNKLLDWRAELLRESNQTLAHLQESSLSEPDLADRASAESDRSLELRTRDRERKLISKIDSALGRIVDGSYGYCEETDEPIGLKRLEARPIATLSIEAQERHERRERVYRDE, translated from the coding sequence ATGAATCCCAAGCAATTGGGATATTTCAAGAACAAGCTACTCGATTGGCGTGCCGAACTGTTGCGGGAATCGAATCAGACCCTCGCCCATCTTCAGGAGTCGAGCCTGTCGGAACCCGACTTGGCGGACCGTGCGTCGGCCGAGTCCGATCGTTCGCTCGAACTGCGTACCCGCGACCGCGAACGCAAACTCATCTCGAAGATCGATTCCGCGTTGGGCCGCATCGTCGATGGGAGCTACGGGTATTGCGAGGAAACCGACGAGCCCATCGGGTTGAAACGCCTTGAGGCGCGGCCGATCGCGACGTTGAGTATCGAGGCGCAAGAACGGCACGAGCGCCGCGAACGGGTCTACCGCGACGAGTAG
- the flgH gene encoding flagellar basal body L-ring protein FlgH, giving the protein MALPSTRHVRNVSLALALATSLSACNAVNRMAQIGTVPPITPIENPTQAPGYRVVSLPMPDPTTDNFMSNSLWRQGARAFFKDQRAARVGDILTVIININDQASFDNETERTRENTEDSDVTNLLGLESQLEKRLLPEAFNPATALSLGSTSKSKGAGKVDRSEALSITVAAIVTQVLPNGNLVIQGRQEVRVNFEVRELLVAGVVRPEDITATNQIQHTQIAEARISYGGRGQLTDVQQPRYGQQVLDILFPF; this is encoded by the coding sequence ATGGCCCTTCCCTCTACTCGGCACGTTCGCAATGTTTCGCTGGCCCTAGCGTTGGCGACCAGTCTTAGCGCGTGCAATGCGGTCAACCGCATGGCCCAAATCGGCACGGTGCCGCCGATCACGCCGATCGAAAACCCAACCCAGGCCCCCGGATACCGCGTCGTCAGCCTACCGATGCCGGACCCGACCACCGACAACTTCATGTCCAATTCGCTGTGGCGGCAAGGTGCACGCGCGTTCTTCAAGGATCAGCGCGCCGCGCGCGTCGGCGACATCTTGACGGTGATCATCAACATCAACGACCAGGCCTCGTTCGACAACGAAACCGAAAGAACCCGTGAGAACACAGAGGACTCGGACGTCACCAATCTTCTTGGTTTGGAATCCCAGCTTGAGAAGCGGCTATTGCCGGAGGCCTTCAACCCCGCCACCGCACTGAGTCTTGGCAGCACGTCCAAGTCGAAGGGCGCGGGTAAGGTCGACCGCTCTGAAGCATTGAGCATCACGGTGGCGGCGATCGTCACCCAGGTTCTCCCTAACGGCAATCTGGTGATCCAGGGCCGCCAAGAGGTTCGCGTCAATTTCGAAGTGCGCGAATTGCTCGTGGCCGGCGTCGTGCGGCCCGAGGACATCACTGCCACGAACCAGATCCAACACACCCAGATTGCCGAAGCACGGATTTCCTACGGCGGACGCGGGCAACTAACGGATGTACAGCAACCTCGCTACGGTCAGCAGGTTCTGGATATTCTGTTCCCGTTCTAG
- the flgG gene encoding flagellar basal-body rod protein FlgG — MTRSLSIAATGMLAQQLNVEVISNNIANLNTTGFKRQRAEFQDLIYQNQLRVGSTSTDGGSIVPAGIQLGTGVNAGAVYRITEQGSVVQTGNTYDLAIQGKGYFRVVLPDGQETYSRAGSFQLSPTGEIVTQDGFQVSPGVTVPADSVGVTINQSGEVLVSIDGQVDPTNVGQLELVTFPNEAGLEAVGDNLYLETPASGAATVGTPGTGGVGTVLQGFLETANVNPVSEITNLITAQRAYEMNSRVITASDEMLRTITNLR, encoded by the coding sequence ATGACGAGGTCTCTTAGCATCGCTGCCACAGGCATGCTGGCCCAACAACTCAACGTCGAGGTGATCTCCAACAACATCGCCAACTTGAACACGACAGGTTTCAAGCGTCAGCGGGCGGAGTTCCAGGATCTGATCTACCAAAATCAACTGCGCGTGGGATCGACATCGACAGACGGCGGCTCGATCGTGCCGGCGGGTATCCAGCTTGGCACAGGCGTCAATGCCGGCGCGGTCTACCGCATCACCGAGCAAGGCTCGGTCGTTCAAACGGGCAACACCTATGACTTGGCAATCCAGGGCAAAGGATACTTCCGCGTGGTGCTGCCGGACGGGCAGGAAACCTACTCCCGGGCCGGCTCGTTCCAGCTTTCGCCGACCGGTGAGATCGTGACCCAGGACGGGTTTCAGGTCTCGCCCGGCGTGACGGTGCCGGCCGACTCGGTCGGCGTCACCATCAACCAATCCGGCGAGGTCCTGGTCTCGATCGACGGTCAGGTCGACCCTACCAACGTCGGGCAACTTGAACTTGTCACTTTTCCGAACGAGGCCGGACTAGAGGCGGTTGGCGACAACCTGTACCTCGAGACCCCGGCGTCCGGTGCCGCCACCGTGGGCACCCCCGGAACCGGCGGCGTGGGCACCGTTCTCCAGGGATTTCTCGAAACCGCCAACGTCAATCCGGTGTCGGAAATAACCAATCTGATCACAGCCCAGCGCGCCTACGAAATGAACTCCCGCGTCATCACCGCGTCCGACGAAATGTTGCGGACGATCACCAACCTCAGATAG
- a CDS encoding flagellar basal body P-ring protein FlgI — MIPRPHTDRLSKFLRCAAQAIGGAVLIASLAGPAGAASRIKDIVNIEGVRDNLLVGYGLVVGLNGTGDSLRNSPFTRQSLQAMLERLGVNVRNVDLNTDNVAAVMVSANLPPFSRQGSRIDVTVSTLGDAENLLGGTLLVTPLLGADGQVYSVAQGPVVVGGFSVQGDAATFVKGVPTSGRVPNGGIIEQEIPFEMADLARMRLALKNPDLTTARRVAEAINAFLGIEAAVMSDPGTIVLTAPAAYANDMTALLADIEQLRVEPDQPARVVIDETTGVIVLGNDVRVNTVAIAQGNLTIRVTETPQVSQPAPFAQAGDTVVVPRTQIDVVESNSKLAVVESGVNLQELVDGLNSLGISPRDMISILQALKTAGALQAEIVLM, encoded by the coding sequence ATGATCCCGCGCCCCCATACCGATCGTCTCTCCAAGTTTCTGCGCTGCGCCGCCCAGGCAATCGGCGGCGCCGTCTTGATCGCCTCCCTCGCCGGGCCAGCAGGCGCCGCATCGCGAATCAAGGACATCGTCAATATCGAAGGCGTGCGCGACAACCTTTTGGTCGGCTACGGCTTGGTCGTGGGTCTCAACGGCACGGGCGATTCGTTGCGGAACTCGCCCTTCACCCGTCAAAGCCTGCAGGCGATGCTGGAACGCCTCGGCGTCAACGTTCGCAACGTCGATCTCAACACCGACAATGTCGCGGCCGTCATGGTCTCGGCCAACCTGCCACCGTTTTCGCGTCAGGGCAGCCGGATCGACGTGACCGTCAGCACCCTCGGCGATGCCGAAAACCTGCTGGGCGGAACACTCCTGGTGACGCCATTGCTCGGTGCCGACGGTCAGGTCTACTCCGTCGCCCAAGGTCCGGTGGTCGTCGGCGGCTTTTCGGTCCAAGGCGACGCTGCGACCTTCGTCAAGGGCGTCCCCACCTCGGGGCGCGTGCCGAACGGCGGCATCATCGAACAAGAAATCCCGTTCGAAATGGCCGATCTGGCGCGGATGCGATTGGCCCTAAAGAACCCCGATTTAACGACGGCCCGGCGCGTCGCCGAAGCGATCAACGCCTTCCTCGGCATTGAAGCCGCAGTGATGTCCGATCCCGGCACCATCGTGCTAACGGCGCCGGCGGCCTACGCAAACGATATGACCGCGCTGCTGGCCGACATCGAACAGCTCCGCGTCGAACCCGATCAGCCGGCACGAGTCGTGATCGACGAAACGACGGGGGTCATCGTGCTGGGCAACGACGTCCGCGTGAATACCGTCGCGATCGCCCAAGGCAACCTGACCATTCGGGTAACGGAGACACCGCAGGTTTCGCAACCGGCGCCGTTCGCCCAAGCCGGCGATACCGTCGTGGTTCCGCGTACACAGATCGACGTCGTCGAGAGCAACTCCAAGCTGGCCGTCGTCGAATCAGGGGTCAACCTTCAGGAACTCGTCGACGGGTTGAACTCGCTCGGAATCAGCCCGCGCGACATGATCTCCATTCTGCAAGCGCTCAAGACTGCCGGCGCGTTGCAGGCTGAAATCGTGTTGATGTAA
- a CDS encoding flagellar assembly protein FliX, with the protein MKVNGPGPIQANAVRRTRKSGGGGGGAGFSDQIAANDAEPAAAGQVRGPNSLTPVDALIALQEVGDALTGRKRAMGRGREMLDLLDQVRLGLLVGGIPRAKLGALVQAVKAERLVIDDPRLQQILDEIELRAAVELAKYERL; encoded by the coding sequence ATGAAAGTTAACGGGCCCGGTCCGATACAGGCCAACGCGGTTCGCCGTACCCGTAAAAGCGGTGGCGGCGGCGGCGGTGCGGGCTTTTCCGATCAAATCGCGGCAAACGACGCCGAGCCAGCCGCCGCGGGACAAGTGCGCGGTCCGAACTCTTTGACGCCGGTCGATGCATTGATCGCGCTACAGGAAGTTGGAGACGCCCTGACCGGGCGAAAGCGCGCAATGGGTCGCGGTCGAGAGATGCTGGACCTTCTCGATCAAGTACGTCTCGGTCTTTTGGTTGGCGGAATCCCGAGGGCCAAACTCGGTGCCCTCGTCCAGGCCGTGAAAGCTGAACGGCTGGTGATTGACGACCCGCGGCTCCAACAGATACTCGACGAAATCGAACTTCGCGCTGCTGTCGAGTTGGCCAAATACGAACGCCTGTAA
- the flgA gene encoding flagellar basal body P-ring formation chaperone FlgA, whose translation MDMKRSLYLFVCATLVAGWPLFAGAAPQLRSPIVVEGPDLTLGDIFEDAGGAANVRVGPSPQPGERTVIRPGTLARFAKQHGLSWTPGPAVTAVIVRRSSTTLSEEDVRIVLRQALRDQGAKGQFDVELRTRGLNVPLPADSLFDLEIDRLSYDDASGRFTALLRVSGEDFATQEISLDGTAHSILEIPVTIRGVAKGEIISESDVAWVEIRADGVRRQTATDIEQVVGQEAKRQIRPDTPIRVGDVWAPRLVRKGDLVTLSVHTRLMLLQTNGQALEDGALNDVVRILNLKSKKTVQGVVSGEGEIRIPHNSANQLLATN comes from the coding sequence ATGGACATGAAACGCTCCCTCTACCTCTTTGTTTGCGCGACGTTGGTCGCGGGCTGGCCGTTGTTTGCCGGTGCCGCGCCGCAACTCCGGTCGCCAATCGTTGTCGAGGGACCGGATTTGACACTTGGCGATATCTTCGAGGATGCCGGCGGAGCCGCAAACGTGCGGGTCGGTCCCTCGCCTCAACCCGGCGAACGCACCGTGATCCGCCCCGGCACGCTGGCGCGATTCGCTAAACAACACGGCCTGTCGTGGACACCCGGTCCCGCCGTTACCGCGGTGATCGTGCGGCGGTCGTCGACAACCCTGTCGGAAGAGGATGTGCGCATCGTTTTGCGTCAGGCGCTGCGAGATCAAGGGGCGAAGGGCCAGTTCGATGTCGAGTTGCGGACGCGGGGACTCAACGTCCCACTCCCTGCCGACAGCCTTTTCGATCTAGAGATCGACCGGCTGTCCTATGACGACGCGAGCGGCCGCTTTACCGCCCTGCTCCGGGTCAGCGGCGAGGACTTCGCGACCCAGGAAATCTCACTCGACGGCACCGCGCATTCGATCCTGGAAATACCAGTGACGATCCGCGGAGTTGCTAAGGGTGAAATCATCTCGGAGTCAGATGTCGCCTGGGTGGAAATCCGTGCCGACGGCGTGCGCCGGCAAACCGCGACCGATATCGAGCAGGTCGTTGGCCAAGAGGCGAAACGCCAGATCCGCCCCGACACACCGATCCGTGTCGGCGACGTTTGGGCGCCGCGGCTGGTACGCAAGGGCGACCTCGTCACCCTCTCGGTCCACACGCGTCTCATGTTGCTCCAGACCAACGGTCAAGCGCTGGAGGACGGTGCCCTCAACGATGTCGTCAGAATACTGAACTTGAAAAGCAAGAAGACCGTTCAGGGCGTCGTCAGCGGCGAAGGAGAGATTCGCATCCCGCATAACTCCGCCAACCAGCTCCTCGCGACCAACTAG